A single window of Streptomyces griseoviridis DNA harbors:
- a CDS encoding DUF6262 family protein encodes MNTATVPEPRTAAALAARRRRTEAALERVHQAIARLRREKAQVSVAAVARRADVSCTFLYDNIGARAAVAAAMTRAGEHQSRTLAEQDAEHEAT; translated from the coding sequence ATGAACACCGCCACCGTTCCCGAACCCCGCACCGCGGCGGCTCTGGCCGCCCGCCGCCGCAGGACCGAAGCCGCCCTTGAGCGTGTCCACCAGGCCATCGCCCGGCTCCGGCGCGAGAAAGCCCAGGTCAGTGTCGCCGCCGTCGCCCGCCGCGCGGACGTCTCGTGCACCTTCCTCTATGACAACATTGGGGCCAGAGCCGCCGTCGCCGCAGCGATGACGCGGGCTGGCGAACATCAATCCCGCACGCTCGCTGAACAGGATGCCGAACACGAGGCGACCTGA
- a CDS encoding AraC family transcriptional regulator codes for MDVVSDAISAAHLGHPWFHRVRTGGSWCARLDPYDGAGFYVVLKGSCWLLTDGGTPVSLGVGDAVLLPHGTGHVIADSPVDTALTAQQPAPFEQWLAETEPRARQDHDGTEMLCGKYWLDCSRMHPLMAELPEVVHLPSRVGSHRELRAAIDLLAGELDEVRPGSGVALPSLLDLLLVYMIRSWMTETTSGAWPGALGDPVTAAALRALHSEPAAPWSIDRLATAAGVSRPTLARRFTTLVGRPPMTYLTWWRVILAATLLRDTKDTLATIAGRVGYGSPYALSHAFEREFGITPGRYRAHAASAVDANRHPKSRAQPLDSGDPQAGPA; via the coding sequence ATGGACGTGGTGAGCGACGCGATCTCAGCCGCGCACCTCGGGCATCCGTGGTTCCACCGGGTACGGACGGGCGGGAGCTGGTGCGCCCGCCTGGACCCCTACGACGGCGCGGGCTTCTACGTCGTCCTGAAGGGCAGTTGCTGGCTCCTGACCGACGGCGGCACCCCGGTGTCCCTCGGCGTGGGCGACGCGGTGCTGCTTCCGCACGGCACCGGCCATGTCATCGCCGACTCCCCCGTCGATACGGCGCTCACCGCCCAGCAGCCGGCACCGTTCGAGCAGTGGCTCGCGGAGACAGAGCCGCGAGCCCGGCAGGACCACGACGGGACGGAGATGCTCTGCGGCAAGTACTGGCTCGACTGCAGCCGCATGCACCCGCTGATGGCAGAGCTGCCGGAAGTCGTCCACCTTCCCAGCCGAGTGGGCAGCCACCGCGAACTCCGCGCCGCGATCGACCTGCTCGCCGGTGAACTGGACGAGGTGCGGCCCGGCTCCGGCGTCGCGCTCCCGAGCCTGCTCGACCTCCTCCTCGTCTACATGATCCGCTCCTGGATGACCGAGACCACCAGCGGAGCCTGGCCCGGCGCACTGGGCGACCCGGTGACAGCCGCCGCCCTGCGAGCACTGCACTCCGAACCGGCCGCACCGTGGAGCATCGACCGCCTGGCCACAGCGGCAGGCGTCTCCCGCCCCACCCTCGCGCGCCGGTTCACCACCCTGGTAGGCCGTCCCCCGATGACGTACCTGACCTGGTGGCGCGTCATCCTCGCCGCCACACTGCTCCGCGACACCAAGGACACCCTGGCCACCATCGCGGGCCGGGTCGGCTACGGCAGCCCGTACGCCCTCTCCCACGCCTTCGAGAGAGAGTTCGGCATCACACCGGGGAGGTACCGTGCGCACGCCGCTTCCGCAGTCGACGCGAACCGGCACCCAAAGTCGCGCGCACAGCCACTCGACTCGGGTGACCCGCAAGCCGGACCCGCATGA
- a CDS encoding MBL fold metallo-hydrolase — translation MMNEDERVQSLVLGNVEVIRIVEWHEPFLPTSGMLPGAGTEVWKANEEWLAPDHWEPDSDLAVLALQSWVLRSGGRTVLVDTGAGDGRERPGMGPFHQARSDFLGLLARAGVRPQEVDVVVNTHLHVDHVGWNTLDADGQWVPTFPHAQYLIPAADDFHYGPDNAYGNGAQEADRLIYEDSIRPLHEAGQAVLWDGLHQIDEHLTLESAPGHTPGSSVLRLASGSDRAVFVGDLLHSPVQILDPCCNSSACLDPEQAVASRRRILGRAADERELLVPAHFGGAGALEVRRNRAGFDLGPWATAVPSRR, via the coding sequence ATGATGAACGAGGACGAGCGTGTGCAGAGCCTGGTGCTGGGGAACGTCGAGGTCATCCGGATCGTCGAGTGGCACGAGCCGTTCCTGCCCACTTCCGGCATGCTCCCGGGAGCCGGCACCGAGGTGTGGAAGGCCAACGAGGAGTGGCTGGCACCGGACCACTGGGAGCCGGACAGCGACCTGGCGGTGCTTGCTCTGCAGAGCTGGGTACTGCGCAGCGGTGGCCGGACCGTCCTGGTCGACACCGGAGCGGGTGATGGGCGGGAGCGTCCGGGCATGGGGCCCTTCCACCAGGCGCGCAGCGATTTCCTCGGCCTCCTGGCGCGGGCCGGTGTGCGCCCGCAGGAGGTCGATGTCGTCGTCAACACTCACCTCCACGTCGACCACGTCGGCTGGAACACCCTCGACGCGGACGGGCAATGGGTACCGACGTTCCCCCACGCCCAGTACCTGATTCCGGCCGCCGACGACTTCCATTACGGTCCGGACAACGCGTACGGCAACGGTGCGCAGGAGGCCGACCGCCTGATCTACGAAGACAGCATCAGGCCCCTCCACGAGGCCGGACAGGCCGTGCTCTGGGACGGCCTCCATCAGATCGACGAACACCTCACCCTGGAGTCGGCCCCCGGCCACACCCCTGGCTCGTCCGTACTGCGACTGGCCTCCGGCAGCGACCGGGCGGTCTTCGTGGGAGATCTCCTGCACAGCCCGGTACAGATCCTCGATCCGTGCTGCAACAGCAGCGCCTGCCTGGACCCGGAGCAAGCAGTGGCAAGTCGCCGTCGGATTCTCGGGCGGGCGGCCGATGAACGGGAACTGCTCGTCCCCGCACACTTCGGTGGTGCCGGCGCACTGGAAGTCCGACGCAACAGAGCCGGATTCGACCTCGGCCCGTGGGCGACGGCCGTCCCGAGCCGACGATGA